The Scylla paramamosain isolate STU-SP2022 unplaced genomic scaffold, ASM3559412v1 Contig50, whole genome shotgun sequence genome includes a region encoding these proteins:
- the LOC135098202 gene encoding putative inactive carboxylesterase 4 isoform X3, producing the protein MARGAALLATLMVVVMVVAVVVVVVVATAADVPFVDTRDGRVSGIVEESVKGRDFSSFYGIPYARPPLGRLRFKDPEPFPDWGAMGEASIPAPPCIQYFSATERVGIKEVLGEEDCLYLNVFVPKINGDASFPVMVWLHGGRFTHGSAQEYPPHVLLDHDIVLVVVQYRLGVLGFLSTEDLAMPGNLGLKDQTLALRWVKTNIHLFGGDNMRVTIFGESAGSAAAHILMFVPEVQDLFSRAIMQSGTALTSLNINNNPRKEAIEVGGSLGCPTDQGSNTLLLCLQGLDAKALFPRYESSRRWGVLPLTFTPWVDGRFLPRHPALLISEGRSTRVDIISGITRDDGALFALPALAKKQLLEELQHNFSMAGPASLQLEGRSEDPEAVARQLYLHYLGTTHVTEAHADDFMRMFTDHYFAVPHDRISAHHAGKIYRYELQHYAQLSFGQLICPSCDNKCKQCLAHNLPEAPRRQH; encoded by the exons ATGGCGCGTGGTGCGGCTCTGTTGGCGacgctgatggtggtggtgatggtggtggcggtggtggtggtggtggtggtggcgactgcTGCTGATGTGCCATTCGTTGATACCAGGGATGGCCGCGTCTCAGGCATTGTGGAGGAATCGGTGAAGGGCCGAGACTTTTCGTCATTCTACGGCATTCCCTACGCTCGGCCACCACTGGGGAGGCTGCGATTCAAG GATCCCGAACCCTTCCCAGACTGGGGGGCCATGGGGGAAGCCTCCATTCCCGCCCCGCCGTGCATCCAGTATTTCTCCGCAACAGAGAGAGTCGGAATAAAGGAAGTGCTGGGTGAGGAGGATTGCCTGTACCTCAACGTGTTTGTGCCCAAG ATTAATGGAGACGCTAGTTTCCCGGTGATGGTTTGGCTTCACGGGGGAAGGTTCACCCATGGCAGTGCCCAGGAGTACCCTCCTCACGTCCTCCTGGACCACGAcatcgtgctggtggtggtgcagtaccGTCTGGGTGTCCtgg GCTTCCTGTCTACCGAGGACTTGGCGATGCCTGGGAACCTGGGCCTCAAGGACCAGACCCTGGCGCTCCGGTGGGTGAAGACCAACATTCACCTCTTTGGCGGAGACAACATGCGGGTCACCATCTTCGGTGAGAGTGCCGGCAGCGCCGCCGCCCACATCCTCATGTTCGTCCCGGAAGTTCAAG ATCTTTTCTCCCGTGCTATCATGCAGTCTGGAACAGCACTGACGTCCTTGAATATCAACAATAATCCTCGCAAAGAGGCAATTGAAGTGGGTGGCAGCCTTGGGTGTCCCACAGACCAGGGCAGCAACACGCTCCTTCTGTGCCTGCAGGGGCTGGATGCAAAGGCTCTCTTTCCTCGTTACGAAAGCTCCAGA AGATGGGGAGTGCTGCCGCTCACCTTCACGCCCTGGGTGGACGGCCGTTTCCTGCCGCGTCACCCTGCCCTGCTGATAAGTGAGGGGCGCAGCACCCGGGTGGACATCATATCAGGCATTACCAGAGACGACGGGGCTCTTTTCGCCTTGC ctgcaTTGGCAAAGAAACAGTTACTGGAGGAGCTACAGCACAATTTTAGCATGGCCGGGCCTGCGTCCCTTCAGCTTGAGGGCAGGAGTGAGGACCCGGAGGCTGTAGCCCGCCAGCTGTACCTCCACTACTTGGGCACCACGCACGTCACCGAGGCGCACGCTGACGACTTCATGAGG ATGTTCACTGACCACTACTTCGCCGTGCCTCATGACCGCATCTCCGCCCACCACGCAGGGAAGATTTACCGCTACGAGCTGCAGCACTACGCCCAGCTCTCCTTCGGCCAACTGATCTGCCCTTCCTGCGACAACAAGTGTAAGCAATGCCTGGCCCACAACCTGCCCGAGGCACCGCGGCGTCAACACTGA
- the LOC135098202 gene encoding juvenile hormone esterase-like isoform X1: MARGAALLATLMVVVMVVAVVVVVVVATAADVPFVDTRDGRVSGIVEESVKGRDFSSFYGIPYARPPLGRLRFKDPEPFPDWGAMGEASIPAPPCIQYFSATERVGIKEVLGEEDCLYLNVFVPKINGDASFPVMVWLHGGRFTHGSAQEYPPHVLLDHDIVLVVVQYRLGVLGFLSTEDLAMPGNLGLKDQTLALRWVKTNIHLFGGDNMRVTIFGESAGSAAAHILMFVPEVQDLFSRAIMQSGTALTSLNINNNPRKEAIEVGGSLGCPTDQGSNTLLLCLQGLDAKALFPRYESSRRWGVLPLTFTPWVDGRFLPRHPALLISEGRSTRVDIISGITRDDGALFALPALAKKQLLEELQHNFSMAGPASLQLEGRSEDPEAVARQLYLHYLGTTHVTEAHADDFMRMFTDHYFAVPHDRISAHHAGKIYRYELQHYAQLSFGQLICPSCDNKWVSHVDDLYYLFRGGPLLSPRTAPPQRPKDLQLPDDLTLRDIITTLWTNFAATGNPTPDSSLGFTWEASTPENLQYLSLTPSPSMKPDDRKETRKFHNSLPIQENLMLHPHLVKVPQGATRSSRHEL, from the exons ATGGCGCGTGGTGCGGCTCTGTTGGCGacgctgatggtggtggtgatggtggtggcggtggtggtggtggtggtggtggcgactgcTGCTGATGTGCCATTCGTTGATACCAGGGATGGCCGCGTCTCAGGCATTGTGGAGGAATCGGTGAAGGGCCGAGACTTTTCGTCATTCTACGGCATTCCCTACGCTCGGCCACCACTGGGGAGGCTGCGATTCAAG GATCCCGAACCCTTCCCAGACTGGGGGGCCATGGGGGAAGCCTCCATTCCCGCCCCGCCGTGCATCCAGTATTTCTCCGCAACAGAGAGAGTCGGAATAAAGGAAGTGCTGGGTGAGGAGGATTGCCTGTACCTCAACGTGTTTGTGCCCAAG ATTAATGGAGACGCTAGTTTCCCGGTGATGGTTTGGCTTCACGGGGGAAGGTTCACCCATGGCAGTGCCCAGGAGTACCCTCCTCACGTCCTCCTGGACCACGAcatcgtgctggtggtggtgcagtaccGTCTGGGTGTCCtgg GCTTCCTGTCTACCGAGGACTTGGCGATGCCTGGGAACCTGGGCCTCAAGGACCAGACCCTGGCGCTCCGGTGGGTGAAGACCAACATTCACCTCTTTGGCGGAGACAACATGCGGGTCACCATCTTCGGTGAGAGTGCCGGCAGCGCCGCCGCCCACATCCTCATGTTCGTCCCGGAAGTTCAAG ATCTTTTCTCCCGTGCTATCATGCAGTCTGGAACAGCACTGACGTCCTTGAATATCAACAATAATCCTCGCAAAGAGGCAATTGAAGTGGGTGGCAGCCTTGGGTGTCCCACAGACCAGGGCAGCAACACGCTCCTTCTGTGCCTGCAGGGGCTGGATGCAAAGGCTCTCTTTCCTCGTTACGAAAGCTCCAGA AGATGGGGAGTGCTGCCGCTCACCTTCACGCCCTGGGTGGACGGCCGTTTCCTGCCGCGTCACCCTGCCCTGCTGATAAGTGAGGGGCGCAGCACCCGGGTGGACATCATATCAGGCATTACCAGAGACGACGGGGCTCTTTTCGCCTTGC ctgcaTTGGCAAAGAAACAGTTACTGGAGGAGCTACAGCACAATTTTAGCATGGCCGGGCCTGCGTCCCTTCAGCTTGAGGGCAGGAGTGAGGACCCGGAGGCTGTAGCCCGCCAGCTGTACCTCCACTACTTGGGCACCACGCACGTCACCGAGGCGCACGCTGACGACTTCATGAGG ATGTTCACTGACCACTACTTCGCCGTGCCTCATGACCGCATCTCCGCCCACCACGCAGGGAAGATTTACCGCTACGAGCTGCAGCACTACGCCCAGCTCTCCTTCGGCCAACTGATCTGCCCTTCCTGCGACAACAAGT GGGTGAGTCACGTAGACGATCTGTACTACTTGTTCCGCGGCGGCCCTCTCTTGTCGCCACGAACAGCACCCCCACAGCGCCCCAAGGACTTACAGCTGCCCGACGACCTCACCCTCAGGGACATCATCACGACTCTGTGGACCAACTTTGCTGCCACGGG GAACCCAACCCCTGATAGCTCTCTGGGCTTCACGTGGGAAGCCAGCACACCAGAGAATCTGCAGTAcctctccctcacgccctcGCCCTCCATGAAGCCAGACGACCGCAAGGAG acACGCAAGTTCCACAACTCTCTTCCCATCCAGGAAAATTTGATGCTTCACCCGCACCTGGTGAAGGTGCCTCAGGGCGCCACGCGCAGTTCACGTCATGAATTGTGA
- the LOC135098202 gene encoding juvenile hormone esterase-like isoform X2, translating to MGEASIPAPPCIQYFSATERVGIKEVLGEEDCLYLNVFVPKINGDASFPVMVWLHGGRFTHGSAQEYPPHVLLDHDIVLVVVQYRLGVLGFLSTEDLAMPGNLGLKDQTLALRWVKTNIHLFGGDNMRVTIFGESAGSAAAHILMFVPEVQDLFSRAIMQSGTALTSLNINNNPRKEAIEVGGSLGCPTDQGSNTLLLCLQGLDAKALFPRYESSRRWGVLPLTFTPWVDGRFLPRHPALLISEGRSTRVDIISGITRDDGALFALPALAKKQLLEELQHNFSMAGPASLQLEGRSEDPEAVARQLYLHYLGTTHVTEAHADDFMRMFTDHYFAVPHDRISAHHAGKIYRYELQHYAQLSFGQLICPSCDNKWVSHVDDLYYLFRGGPLLSPRTAPPQRPKDLQLPDDLTLRDIITTLWTNFAATGNPTPDSSLGFTWEASTPENLQYLSLTPSPSMKPDDRKETRKFHNSLPIQENLMLHPHLVKVPQGATRSSRHEL from the exons ATGGGGGAAGCCTCCATTCCCGCCCCGCCGTGCATCCAGTATTTCTCCGCAACAGAGAGAGTCGGAATAAAGGAAGTGCTGGGTGAGGAGGATTGCCTGTACCTCAACGTGTTTGTGCCCAAG ATTAATGGAGACGCTAGTTTCCCGGTGATGGTTTGGCTTCACGGGGGAAGGTTCACCCATGGCAGTGCCCAGGAGTACCCTCCTCACGTCCTCCTGGACCACGAcatcgtgctggtggtggtgcagtaccGTCTGGGTGTCCtgg GCTTCCTGTCTACCGAGGACTTGGCGATGCCTGGGAACCTGGGCCTCAAGGACCAGACCCTGGCGCTCCGGTGGGTGAAGACCAACATTCACCTCTTTGGCGGAGACAACATGCGGGTCACCATCTTCGGTGAGAGTGCCGGCAGCGCCGCCGCCCACATCCTCATGTTCGTCCCGGAAGTTCAAG ATCTTTTCTCCCGTGCTATCATGCAGTCTGGAACAGCACTGACGTCCTTGAATATCAACAATAATCCTCGCAAAGAGGCAATTGAAGTGGGTGGCAGCCTTGGGTGTCCCACAGACCAGGGCAGCAACACGCTCCTTCTGTGCCTGCAGGGGCTGGATGCAAAGGCTCTCTTTCCTCGTTACGAAAGCTCCAGA AGATGGGGAGTGCTGCCGCTCACCTTCACGCCCTGGGTGGACGGCCGTTTCCTGCCGCGTCACCCTGCCCTGCTGATAAGTGAGGGGCGCAGCACCCGGGTGGACATCATATCAGGCATTACCAGAGACGACGGGGCTCTTTTCGCCTTGC ctgcaTTGGCAAAGAAACAGTTACTGGAGGAGCTACAGCACAATTTTAGCATGGCCGGGCCTGCGTCCCTTCAGCTTGAGGGCAGGAGTGAGGACCCGGAGGCTGTAGCCCGCCAGCTGTACCTCCACTACTTGGGCACCACGCACGTCACCGAGGCGCACGCTGACGACTTCATGAGG ATGTTCACTGACCACTACTTCGCCGTGCCTCATGACCGCATCTCCGCCCACCACGCAGGGAAGATTTACCGCTACGAGCTGCAGCACTACGCCCAGCTCTCCTTCGGCCAACTGATCTGCCCTTCCTGCGACAACAAGT GGGTGAGTCACGTAGACGATCTGTACTACTTGTTCCGCGGCGGCCCTCTCTTGTCGCCACGAACAGCACCCCCACAGCGCCCCAAGGACTTACAGCTGCCCGACGACCTCACCCTCAGGGACATCATCACGACTCTGTGGACCAACTTTGCTGCCACGGG GAACCCAACCCCTGATAGCTCTCTGGGCTTCACGTGGGAAGCCAGCACACCAGAGAATCTGCAGTAcctctccctcacgccctcGCCCTCCATGAAGCCAGACGACCGCAAGGAG acACGCAAGTTCCACAACTCTCTTCCCATCCAGGAAAATTTGATGCTTCACCCGCACCTGGTGAAGGTGCCTCAGGGCGCCACGCGCAGTTCACGTCATGAATTGTGA